One Mycolicibacterium goodii genomic region harbors:
- a CDS encoding methyltransferase family protein produces the protein MTRQRRLWWRHLLSVLLAPAMMTVFIPSAIAASTGATAPDPSTAGGLLAALAGAVLIGFGLCFLVWTVVLFDRVGEGTLAIGSPIHLVLRGPYRHVRNPMMTAVFCIQLGTAVATMSPWLFGWFALFCTATAIAIPVIEEPHLRKRFGAEYEAYRRHVPRWVPRITPWEPTHAA, from the coding sequence ATGACGAGACAGCGACGGCTGTGGTGGCGGCACCTGCTTTCGGTGCTGCTCGCGCCCGCGATGATGACCGTCTTCATCCCGTCGGCGATCGCCGCGTCAACCGGCGCCACCGCACCCGATCCGAGCACCGCGGGCGGACTCCTGGCGGCCCTCGCCGGAGCGGTTCTCATCGGGTTCGGACTGTGCTTCTTGGTGTGGACCGTGGTGTTGTTCGACCGCGTCGGCGAGGGGACGCTCGCGATCGGGTCGCCCATCCACCTGGTGCTACGCGGCCCCTACCGGCACGTCAGGAACCCGATGATGACGGCGGTGTTCTGCATCCAGCTCGGAACCGCGGTCGCGACGATGTCGCCCTGGCTCTTCGGGTGGTTCGCGCTGTTCTGCACCGCCACGGCGATCGCCATTCCGGTCATCGAGGAACCGCACCTACGCAAGCGGTTCGGCGCGGAGTACGAGGCCTACCGGCGGCACGTCCCGCGCTGGGTCCCGCGGATCACCCCGTGGGAGCCGACGCACGCGGCGTGA
- a CDS encoding TetR/AcrR family transcriptional regulator, whose amino-acid sequence MVTTGVSGDAGFTAKGRATRERILRSAAQVIVDEGLSALSLDRVRQVASVSGSQLSHYFADKQALVRAVLERQMGVVLDFHRQPALGSLDTFDDFERWLDLGIRQLRSIGYTGTPTYHALAGQLGKSDAETRRTLADGYQEWISMLEGSFERMRERGVLVESAHPRDLAMVVVAGHQGAGMLTFTYRQEWPLSDTLRFVVNHLRLFAADPSERVPRPPRPIDARRPRASVVDDADRRFTPKGLATRARIINGAADLMFRQGVSGTSLDDVRRAVGVSGSQLTHYFTDKRDLIRHVVAARAAEVTAQPELVGLDRIDALRAWAKAVAGHVETVYLRGGCAYGSLTGELLEQRDVLDDLAAGYDRWLKLFRDGIDAMCGNGELGEGVEPRHLAVALLAAHQGGAMLAFATGTREPFDAVVGAAVEYVASFAAGYAHTAHPGTGPWR is encoded by the coding sequence ATGGTCACGACAGGCGTTTCCGGCGATGCAGGGTTCACCGCAAAGGGCCGTGCCACGCGCGAACGCATCCTTCGGTCTGCCGCACAGGTGATCGTCGACGAGGGGTTGTCGGCGCTCAGCCTGGACCGCGTGCGACAGGTGGCCTCGGTCAGCGGATCTCAACTCAGCCACTACTTCGCGGACAAGCAGGCCCTCGTCAGGGCGGTGCTGGAACGCCAGATGGGTGTCGTCCTCGATTTCCACCGCCAGCCCGCGCTCGGCAGCCTGGACACCTTCGATGACTTCGAACGTTGGCTCGATCTGGGCATCCGCCAACTGCGCAGCATCGGATACACCGGCACACCGACCTATCATGCGCTGGCCGGCCAGTTGGGGAAGTCCGATGCCGAGACGCGCCGGACTCTTGCCGACGGATATCAGGAGTGGATCTCGATGCTCGAGGGCTCTTTCGAGCGCATGCGCGAGCGGGGCGTCCTCGTGGAGTCGGCGCATCCCCGGGATTTGGCGATGGTGGTCGTCGCAGGTCATCAGGGCGCTGGAATGCTGACGTTCACCTACCGCCAGGAGTGGCCGCTGAGTGACACGCTCAGGTTCGTGGTGAACCACCTGCGCCTGTTCGCAGCCGATCCCTCCGAGCGCGTTCCGCGTCCGCCGCGCCCGATCGACGCTCGGCGCCCGCGGGCGAGCGTTGTCGACGATGCGGACCGACGCTTCACCCCCAAGGGGCTCGCGACCCGGGCCCGCATCATCAACGGTGCGGCAGATCTGATGTTCCGGCAGGGTGTTTCGGGTACCAGCCTCGACGATGTCCGTCGGGCAGTGGGGGTCAGCGGTTCGCAGTTGACGCACTATTTCACCGACAAGCGCGACCTGATCCGTCATGTCGTGGCCGCCCGCGCGGCCGAGGTCACGGCACAGCCCGAGCTGGTGGGTCTGGACCGCATCGATGCGCTTCGGGCGTGGGCGAAAGCCGTTGCAGGCCATGTCGAAACGGTGTACCTGCGTGGCGGTTGCGCCTACGGGTCGCTGACCGGGGAACTGCTCGAACAACGCGACGTCCTCGATGATCTCGCCGCGGGTTACGACCGGTGGCTGAAGTTGTTTCGTGACGGCATCGATGCGATGTGCGGCAACGGAGAACTTGGTGAAGGGGTCGAGCCCAGGCATCTGGCGGTGGCACTGCTGGCGGCGCATCAGGGCGGCGCGATGCTGGCGTTCGCCACGGGCACTCGCGAGCCGTTCGACGCGGTCGTCGGCGCGGCGGTCGAGTACGTCGCGTCGTTCGCGGCCGGATACGCGCATACTGCGCACCCCGGTACCGGACCATGGCGGTGA
- a CDS encoding LLM class flavin-dependent oxidoreductase, with amino-acid sequence MATPSDPAQLPRLAVALDGTGWHPASWREPEARPAEVLRAGYWADLIGEAERGLIDFVTIEDGLTLQSEHPFRPDDRTDRVRGRLDAVLIAARVAPLTRHIGLVPTAITTHTEPFHISKAVATLDYVSTGRAGVRVQVSSRRDAAAHFGRRQLPDERQALVTELFDEAADFVEVLRRLWDSWEDDAEIRDVATGRFVDRTKLHYIDFVGTHFSVKGPSITPRPPQGQPIVAALGHVDAAYQLIATSADVGFVTPHSAEEVASLVETIAAHRATGADPVRVFADVVVFLDDTAAAARDRWARLDEVAGAEYTSDAEIFAGTPAQLADLVQHWHAAGASGLRLRPATLPHDLRQITDGLVPELQRRGAFRDGYDATTLRGLLGLPRPANRYATA; translated from the coding sequence GTGGCTACTCCTTCGGATCCTGCGCAGCTGCCCCGCCTGGCCGTGGCCCTCGACGGCACCGGATGGCATCCGGCGTCGTGGCGTGAACCCGAAGCGCGACCGGCTGAGGTGCTGCGTGCGGGGTACTGGGCGGATCTGATCGGCGAGGCGGAGCGCGGTCTGATCGACTTCGTCACGATCGAGGACGGCCTCACACTGCAGTCCGAGCACCCGTTCCGGCCCGATGACCGCACCGACCGGGTCCGCGGACGACTCGACGCCGTGCTCATCGCGGCCCGGGTCGCACCGCTCACCCGCCACATCGGCCTGGTCCCGACCGCGATCACCACGCACACCGAGCCCTTCCACATCTCCAAGGCCGTGGCCACGCTCGATTACGTCAGCACCGGGCGGGCCGGGGTCCGGGTTCAGGTGTCCTCCCGCCGCGACGCTGCCGCACACTTCGGGCGCAGGCAGCTCCCCGATGAGCGTCAGGCGCTGGTCACCGAACTGTTCGACGAGGCCGCCGACTTTGTGGAGGTGCTCCGCCGGCTTTGGGACAGCTGGGAGGACGACGCCGAGATCCGCGACGTCGCCACGGGACGCTTCGTCGACCGCACCAAACTGCACTACATCGACTTCGTCGGCACGCATTTCTCGGTCAAGGGTCCGTCGATCACCCCACGGCCGCCGCAGGGCCAACCGATCGTGGCCGCGCTGGGCCATGTCGATGCCGCGTACCAGCTGATCGCCACCAGCGCCGACGTCGGCTTCGTCACGCCACACAGTGCCGAGGAGGTCGCGTCGCTGGTCGAGACCATCGCAGCCCACCGCGCCACCGGCGCCGATCCGGTCCGTGTGTTCGCCGACGTGGTCGTGTTCCTCGATGACACCGCGGCCGCCGCGCGGGACCGGTGGGCACGGCTCGATGAGGTTGCCGGTGCCGAATACACCAGCGACGCCGAGATTTTCGCCGGGACACCGGCACAGCTGGCCGACCTTGTGCAGCACTGGCACGCCGCAGGCGCGAGTGGGCTGCGGTTGCGACCGGCGACACTCCCCCATGATCTGCGCCAGATCACCGACGGCCTGGTGCCGGAACTACAGCGGCGCGGAGCTTTCCGCGACGGGTACGACGCCACCACCCTGCGCGGTCTGCTTGGCCTGCCGCGGCCCGCCAACCGCTACGCCACCGCCTGA